The genomic DNA AAGTGTGGTGATTTCAATGAGGAAGAAGTTATAATTAAGTTTACGCTACTCACTAAACGAATTTAAACAGGGTTTTGTTTGTGCTTTTTTCAAATCAGTCAGTTTTAGCAAGAATGTTTTCCAGAAGAACAGATATTGAAATTAAGAACTACTAATGAAGCTACACAGGTGATGTATTGCTCCCTTGACTCACCAATCAAAACCTGGGAgcaaattttatcaatgaagGCACTAAAATATTTAGGGTCAATAACCAGTCAAATGCAGACAGAGAAAAGAGTATGGAACTGAATCCTCAGCTCACAGTAAGTCAGCCCTGTTAACAACGTACAACCCCTCCTACAACTGGtaaacaaagaaagagaagtCCCATGTTCCTAATTTCTTCAGGCTGAAAAGCAATAAAGAGTGCAGCTACAATGGTGGCAATAGAGGCAATGGCTACAGTTCTTGGCTTGAGAATTGGTGCTTACATTACAGAATCTTGTAGTTATCAGATTTAGAATTTGATGTATAACCACAAACTCAACCATAGAATTAATTAATAGGTAGTCCTTTCGTTGTTATGTCGTAAGCATATCTATGATTCAagcaaaaatggaaaaaaaaaatttggccaTATCCTGGAAAGATaattactttctttttcttcttatcttTAGAGCCACTGTTGTTGTTAATGGTTGAAAAATTGTATTGTTTCTCCTATTTGCACGGCATGACAAAACTTTCAATCAGACATCTGGATTAACAGTAAGAGGAGGAAAAGGTAATGCATCCAAGAAATTGCACAACACCAATGAATCATGCTGTTCTACTAGGAACCAAAACAAAAGTTTTACATTGACATACCAACAACAGCGTTCTGTGAGGTGTTTCTGCAACTTTGACTTCTATGTTATATGCACCTTATCTTAAACGACTAAGTGGGCCAAATAATCACTATTTAGCTAGTGAACAGTCACATGTGTTTGAAACTATTATAAGTTCAAACATTTTTCAACAGAGAAATCTTATCTTAATACTTAAAGATCTCAGATAATCCATGGACTACCCTAATTTAAGTTCAACATCCTAGAGTGTGATCAGGTACACCCAAGAATCAAGAAGATCTGCAATAACGAAAAAACTAACCTAATTTAAGTTCAATATCCTAGAGTGTGATCAGGTTCACCTAAGAATCAAGAAGATCTGCAATAACAAAAAAACCATTCATCATACATATATCATTAAACATATAAACAGATTCGCATATGCAGTAAAGTCTCTTGGGGATTCTGTCCACtagaaaaattagaaagaagAAGTCAATCATATAGTCCAAATCACCCAataattgattgtaaaaaattgatttaacacATCATCAATCCTGGATCACATTGTTGTTCCACAATATAAAAAGAAGTTTATGTAACTACAAAAGAAtagttgaaaaagaagaagcatCTCCAAGAACGACTAACCACAACTCATCTTTACACTAAAATAGCCAAAAACTGTCAGCGTTTCTTCAGTTTACCTGTGCCTGAGCTTGATGACTCGCCCATTGGATCAGGAGAAGCTGTTCCTTGAGAGGACGATTCTCTCTTCAAAGTAGTAGGCAACCCAGAAATCTCCTGAACAAATGAACCACAAATACCAGTGTCAATCAATATGGCTTCAAATGGGGCAAGTATAAAAGAAGGTTCATGCTCCCAATCAAATGAAACAACACAATACCCAAATTATACCAAGAAATTAGATATTGTGTCTGTTTAGCATAGTTTATTTAACCAGattattggataaaataattaattatggcATATTTAAGATAGTTTCTGTGAATAATCAAATTATGGATTATAATCACATATTTAGATcatttaaatcataattcaaaaccTAGTAgaattagctttttttttttttaaattattggaatattaatttttttacatttctaATTATGTcccttgataatttattaaaatttagttaatagTGTAGACTAGGCTTAGATTCGAACCAATCCAAGTTCGAGCTTGAACTAACTCAAACTCGGCTCAATTTGAGAGGAGCCAAGCTCCCCTCAAAGTTGTCTGTGCTTGGCTCACTTGAGGAGAGCTAAGCGCAAGTTCAGCTACAGTGTcccttgataatttattaaaatttaattaatagtgtacattttgaatttagtttagaAATTTAAGCATAGTGGTCCACTGTTAAATAAAGCTAAAGTAATAGAGATATTAGATTATGTGCCAGCAGTCATAATACAATCCTCATAAGATGAAACAAACATATGAGAATCGGTTCTCCCATAATCAATTATTCCTATAATCATAATccaaaatcataattcaataataagCAGTGCCAAACGGGCACATTATTACCTTCAACAAATGCAATCTCAAGTCACAAGGTCGAGCTTGATTCCCGATACAAGCCATAACAAACTTTGAATAGTGGAACAGTACATCAGCAGCAGCTTGTTTTTTCTCATCAATCTACAATCAGAATTATCAAAAGAccgattaaattttaaaaaaatccagaattattattatccatCAATGAAACACCCAGAATATAAGTCCCAATAATTAGTAGAAAATATAAggaaattgatttatttttaacgaatatttcaaaaaatggcaacaaacagaaacACATACTTCGTAGTCTTCTGTCGTCGCCATTGATAACTTCTCGGTCACCATAGAACCGTCGTCAGCGGCGGCGTATTCTTTGAGCAAACAACCAAATCAGTTGGTACTCGAGATAAAAGCTAATATGAGCTAATAATCCACCGTCAGTTCCTACGTCAACCTCTTCTGTCATCCGGATTTCGTCACCGGTATAATTACAAACTTCTCAGAATTTTTAAATGggcctaaaataaattattattgggCCATAAAATATTGTGAAGGGATGGCTAAAACGTTTAAATTGTGAGCATGGGCTTGGTTTTCAAGCCCCactattctaataaaaatttcaaatcttatatattttattttattaatatcttataatacacaataaaaaattttttaaaaaatatataaaaaaattctgataatacaataaatataacatCTAATAtgatactattttattatttaatacttttttttttaaacaaagaaggatgtatatacaaaattaatatttcaacaatatttataataattttcaaaatgatacTCGGagattagaatttttattattttattataactatatgaAAAAACACAtcttaatatatgatataatatacgatacattaaaaaaaatatgtttttgatatataatataatatgtgattCAACTTTCATTCATGTTTGTTCTAAACTACATTTTAATacaacataaattaatattaggaATATTTCATTAATAGGCCTTCTATCATTTTATggaaatttatatcaaaataattgtataattaaagAGATTCTGGAAGGATGTAAATgtcatgattttaaaaattggattagATTAATCGGTCAAAGTGATTAAATCATCACCcgtaaacaaaaacaattatgaGTTACTTGAaaaccatttttaaaattagattaatttggatcaaataaaaaatcaattgaactctcaacataaattaaaccaaaatttcatatattaatttaagtatatatgaTGCCAAATTaagtttatctttatattaaaataatttagattatatgtttaataatttagatgatatgtttaatgattaattatataaaattatttttaatattatgataaaattaatccGCTGCATCAATGTCCAATCATATAGTGGAAAGCATTGATAAATGCAAAAGCTTTATAAATAGGATCACcagaaataattaataaaggacGATGCGCGAATTGTGTAGATACGCGTATAATGGGGGTGAATATGAAATAACGATTTTCTGTGTGTGGCTTTCTGAGAGTATTATTGCGAGGGGAGTCTTACGTTCTAACGGCTAGTGCCAGAAACGGTAACTTCAACGGtcgaaaattttcaaaaagtttcCCCTAAAAAGCATCTCTAAACCAcagctttcttcttcatctttaaaATCGCTGAAATACAAAAATTCTTAtctaattagaaaaaaaaggaagaaaaaatttggttttaaagATGTTGCAAGATATATGGAACGCTCCTCCTGGTTTCAGGCCAACCAAATCGGCTCCTGCATCGCCGGCGAAGCCTCTGGGGATGTCCAGAACCCGGTCAGAATCCTTTCATGCTATCCACAAGGTACCAATAGGCGACAGTCCTTATGTCAGGGCCAAGAATGTGCAGGTAAGATTGATTCTGGaatgttttgaaattaattttaaatcggTTTTAGTTATTGGGTTTGTCTTTTGTCTTGATGgggtttcattttttatttgtttttagttGGTGGATAAAGACCCAGAGAAGGCGATTCCCTTGTTTTGGGCTGCCATCAATGCTGGAGATAGAGTAGATAGTGCTTTGAAAGATATGGCTATAGTGATGAAGCAGCAGAATCGGGCTGAAGAAGCCATTGAAGCCATCAAGTCACTGAGAAGTCGTTGTTCGGATCAAGCACAAGAATCCCTTGATAATATCCTGTTGGATCTTTACAAGGTTTCAAAACATTTCCCCATTttgtatttctctttttttattgtttatagaCTAAGCAGATAGTGAAAATTATCGTGCAGAGATGTGGAAGATTGGACGACCAAATAGCACTTCTGAGACACAAGCTGTATTTGATTCAACAAGGTCTGGCTTTTAATGGGAAACGTACAAAAACTGCCAGATCTCAGGGCAAGAAATTTCAAGTCTCTGTGGAGCAAGAAGCAACTCGATTGCTGGTGAGAATGTACCTTGAATACAAATTAGTTCAATGGCTTTTATAAAATGTTTCACTGAACTGGGGTCAGTTGAATGTTCCAGGGGAACTTGGGGTGGGCAATGATGCAGCAGAATAACTACATTGAAGCAGAAGAAGCATACCGGCGAGCGCTTATGATTGCACCTGATAACAACAAGATGTGCAACCTTGGCATTTGTTTGATGAAACAAGGGAGAATTGCTGAGGCCAAAGAAACTTTGCGGCGAGTGAAACCGGCAGTTGCTGATGGACCTAGAGGGGTTGATTCTCATCTTAAGGCCTATGAAAGAGCACAACAGATGCTCAAAGACCTTGAGTCTGAGATGATGAATAAAGGAGGCGATCGGGTTGAACAAAGTCGGCTGTTTGATGCCTTTCTTGGCTCTTCATCAATTTGGCAGCCACAGCCTTGCAAAGATCATATGGCCTTGCCAATGACAACTGCAAATAAAGCTCAGGATGACTTTGCTGATGGGAAGTCATGGCAGTCTCAGCCTTCCAAAGATAGAAAAATCTTGTCTACAACTAATGCAATCAAAACTCAGGATGATTTTGCTGATGAGAACATTGATTTGAACACAATTGTGAATCAACTGGTCCCTCCTCAGCAGAGAAGTATTAAACAACTTCCCCCATATGGGAACCCATGGAACATTGATGCGCCGCCGTTttattcatccaaatttttgaagGAGCCAATTGTGAAAGAACCATTTGGGAATCAATTTCATGAGAAATTGAAAAGAACAAGGTCAGGAAATTCTGCTAATTCTATGACAGTGAATGACATGGGCGAGCACACCAAGCCTTTTGCTGTAGAACCAGAAAAACCTGAAAACAAGACAAGGAGGCTATCAACTGAAAACAAGACAAGGAGGCTATCAACTGAAGAAGCAGACAAAAAATTGACACAGTTTTTGCCAGACAACGAAGACTTTGAAGAGGCTATTATTGCTGCAGTTCTAGGTTCAACAACTGAAGCTGGGAAGAGTGAAGAAACTAGCAACAACAATGCAGTGATATTTAAGAGGAAGATTGACAAGAGACTAAAGGTTTTCCAAGATATTACTCTTTCTTTGAGTCCAAAAGCCTGAATCTGCTAATAATTTAGTTTCATAATCTTACATTGGAGATAAGCTTGTTCTCCTTGACTTCACTTCCTGCAGAATGGAAGGAGTATCCACTAAACATgtagcatttttttttattttttctactaCATATTTATGTATGCCTCAACAAGGCACATctcaataaaagaaaattattgatCTCACTTTCAGCACTCTATTATGCCACTCCATATATTTGTTGCCTCAACAAGGCACATCTCAATAAGTCTCCTTCCTTGCCACTCCACATATTTGTTGCCTCAGGAAGGAACCAAAAGAATGCAACCTCtgcatatatgaaaataaacacCAAGGGAAAAGGGATCTTCAAATaccatatatgaaaataaacacCAGTTTCTAAGTAATATAGGACTGCAGCAGATACATTCACTGTCAGCTTAGACTTCATACTAAAATTAGGACCCCAGCCAAAAGTGCAATAAATCAGAAATGAATGACCATTCCACATAAAATACCCatttattatcaaatcaaaGTGAAAGACATAAAAACTTCCTCCTCTAATGGGACTTGCCAATAACATGGAGTTCAATCAAAATACTTATTGGTGAAAATTCCAATATGGATTCCATGTGCTACGATGGAATTTAAACTAAAGATCACTGCAGCTGCAGCAACTGCAACTCCCACAGCACCTTGTGCCAATGCATTACAGTTCCTCACAGCACTCTTAGTACCCAAAGGTCATGGTTTAAAGCCTAGCTCTGAAAGTTTCTTGTGTGATGCTGCATAGTCTGAAAAGAAAGCATCCTCATCCTGCCATATGAGCAAGAGAAATCTCAATCGATAATGTTATGCAACATAATTTTTCATCATTCATCTTCCCATTTATTAAGAATCCAGATCACCTTTGCATATAACTCCACGTAGCGGCGGAACTCTGGATCCTCCAATAAAGCCTTATCTGTTGGAAGTTGCAACAGTTCTGAATTTCCTTGCAGAAGCTCCCTGCTCAAATCCACAATATCATCATAAACTACTAAGACAGAAagtaaataaaagttaaatacattattatttatgtaaagcACTGATAATTTGTCATACACAAAGAATGTGTTGTCGAATTTTGTGGGATCCTTTGTCCAAGCGCCCTCAAAGCCTGATCTTTCTGGATGTGCTGACCCCtgaaggaaattaaaaaaagtaaaaagaaattacATATACAATTTGATCAGACTAGAGAATAGCTACAAAGTTGAATCCAGGCAAAATGTCACCAATGTGTGGCCACCAGACAGTGCAACAATGTCCTTGTCAGATAGACCCATCCGATAAAAGACATCCTTTATATGTGTTACACCTGAAAGATATTGAATAAAACAGAGTACAATctgttaaatatattataagtcACTGTAAACAATACAATGTACCACTATTTGAAACTTTAACAAGCTTAACTAACTGCTTACTAATCCTGGGATCATATTTGACTGTAAACTTGATGAAAACCCCccataaaactaaattttctgcattaaaaatttttaagtgcTTTCCAAACCCCCATTCCCATGCAAACAAAATGCTATAAATTCAGTCTAAACCAAATAGGCTCTTGCCTAACCTTGAGGCATGCAAATGCTGTGCAGAAAAACTATGCTTCAGAGCCATAtatatgaaaaggaaaagacATCAGATACAATGGAAATAATGGAATTAGATAATAAGTTCAGTGACAAGCCTTGTTTTGCATCAGGAAGACGTCCATCTTCTGTACAATTTGTACTATCCTGattagaaaataacaaaattagcaTTGTGTAATacaattaaacaatttaacacCATCTCATCTTCAAATAAAATACCTCTCTACCAGGAACAAAGTCAATAGTGGGTCCTCCAGTGACCTCCACTGCAACAACCCCAGCTAGCTGAAAGTCCAAAAATCAAGAAACTTCATGTCTACATAAATCCCATCAGATGTTttgcaggaaaaaaaaaaagcaatactTGACAAATATAAGATCACTAGTTACCTGATAAAGATCAgcatatgaaattttaggatgTTTGGCCTTAATTCCCTCTAACAAAGTCAAGAAACAGTAAGTAAAAACAAACtagtaattataaaagaatcaatacATAAGTAAAGCTCGGTGGAAAAACCTCACCCAATAAATCAACGGCAATCGTTAAACCATCATTTGCTGAATGCGAAATCTCTTGCTCATGCCTGATGGTACCATTCGGCCCACCTGTATTTGTCTTAGCATCATAAGTTCCAGCATCGTGCCACCTGTCTATGCATTCATCAAAGGCTCAGAATCATCGAACTTCATAATCACAGAGTTCACCATGTacattattaaaacttaaaaaagaaagaaagaatattaCGCTAAGCGAAGAAGGAGAGCAGGGCATCTCTTGCTGAAGATAAGATGGCGAAGATCTCGACGAGCCTTCTCTATCTCCTTCGAGTACTCTGCGTCTACTGCTATACTTCCCACCATTGTAAAATTCTCAGAACAAAAACTGACACAGTTGAAGCTGAGTTGCCTTTAGCTGTATAGAGAGACTACAGGAGAAGAGTTTACTAACGAATCGGATCCTTTTCCACGTGCTGTAACGGTTTACGGTTACCTTTGACCCAATCCAGGTTCAAACTTTAGCCCATTTATGTGGGCCTACAAAAGGTCCATCTATTTACCAAATCAAActctgttttgatttttatcatagcaacttaaaataaattattagggCCGATTTGAAATAAACGCAAAATTGACAAACTGAAATCcgaacttaattaaaaaataattttaattttaattctattcaAACTTGAATGTTTAAATAAGTTTGAACCTAACCcgtttcataaaaaataaactcaaaattggttcattcaattcaagtttaaatttgagttaaaacaATTCGGATTAAATTTGGTTTTACATATGACATAAAGTTGGGGCTCAAATAATGTCAACACTTGAGACAATTGGCATGTATTGTGTTAGCAACTTTAAACTAGGGTTGGTTTTGATTCGGACTAAATTCAAACAATATCTACTTTGAGATCGAAAAGTTAAGGTTTGAACTCaacttaaaaacaatttaacttttgatttgatttcaacTCTGTTGAACTTATGTatttgaataagtttgaattgtaacttatttatgaaaacaaatcCAATCCTCAAGTTTGATCCCAActcattcaattcaaactcaaattcagacTCTCATAGCTCAAATCGATTCGGatcatattttaaacatatgaCATAATGTTAGGGctcaaataatttaatcactTTGGACAATTGACACATTCTTGGCATTGTTTATTTGAGAATAGAAAATGGGAATGGCCATATACGCACATTCAACCAAAATTATAACAAGTGATTTTGCAGTGGGGAGCATGATGAATTGTGATGGTGATGCTTCACTTCCATGTGACACTAtgcatataaaattaaatctcCAACTACctcttttatttcttattgatTTTTGCATTTGGATTTACTTAATTGgatgtattttaattatgaataaaattctttttatttgtatctGATAAGACTAGGggtaaattcaaactgaactaaatttatttgaaataattactcatttcaaataaatgaaactCAAGTTAAAGTTTCAAGTCGACTCAAGTTTAAATCCTTGAGCTCGATTTGATTGCACTCCACTCAAACCCTCTTAAATAGTGCTAGACTTGAACCAAACTAGCTCCAGCTTGGAAGTTTGCTTAGTTCAAttcgatttaattcaaatttatttagtttaaatgtaaattgaattcaagttaataGACtcgatttattttaaaattaaactgaatttgaactaagaataatttaatttaatttaatttaatttatgaattgaaTAGATGATTcgatttgataaataataaaactctaaatttggtaaataatcttataattattatactaaataaataaaaatttaattttaaaatattctcaaaatatTCCCCATCCATACCCTCGCCGTGTTTCACTTAAATGTTATAGTGCATGGTAGGACAATGGTCCCAACTCCCAATCTTTCCTGCAAGTTGTAACTCTGTAAAACGGATACAACAAAGCAATGAGCCAGTCAGTCTCGTGAGTGTCCTGTCTTTTCACCCTTGATATTTCGGAAATACTAGAAATCCAACGGCTGCAATTGAtggaatttttcaataaaatggAGTCAAAGCGTTTGACATCAATAACCAATAACGGCAAAATACATCTGTACCAAATGAAGACCACTTTATACCCGTTGAAATATAAAGTTACAAAAAACACCCTCGAAAGTCCCATGAGAAATTTCCCCGGCCAAACAAgatgattcaaattgaattaaattaaaaaaaaactgatttaaactaaccttaaa from Mangifera indica cultivar Alphonso chromosome 16, CATAS_Mindica_2.1, whole genome shotgun sequence includes the following:
- the LOC123199404 gene encoding uncharacterized protein LOC123199404 isoform X2, with amino-acid sequence MVTEKLSMATTEDYEIDEKKQAAADVLFHYSKFVMACIGNQARPCDLRLHLLKEISGLPTTLKRESSSQGTASPDPMGESSSSGTDLLDS
- the LOC123199404 gene encoding uncharacterized protein LOC123199404 isoform X1; protein product: MVTEKLSMATTEDYEIDEKKQAAADVLFHYSKFVMACIGNQARPCDLRLHLLKEISGLPTTLKRESSSQGTASPDPMGESSSSGTGKLKKR
- the LOC123199404 gene encoding uncharacterized protein LOC123199404 isoform X3; the protein is MVTEKLSMATTEDYEIDEKKQAAADVLFHYSKFVMACIGNQARPCDLRLHLLKEISGLPTTLKRESSSQGTASPDPMGESSSSGTGHI
- the LOC123198606 gene encoding protein POLLENLESS 3-LIKE 2-like translates to MLQDIWNAPPGFRPTKSAPASPAKPLGMSRTRSESFHAIHKVPIGDSPYVRAKNVQLVDKDPEKAIPLFWAAINAGDRVDSALKDMAIVMKQQNRAEEAIEAIKSLRSRCSDQAQESLDNILLDLYKRCGRLDDQIALLRHKLYLIQQGLAFNGKRTKTARSQGKKFQVSVEQEATRLLGNLGWAMMQQNNYIEAEEAYRRALMIAPDNNKMCNLGICLMKQGRIAEAKETLRRVKPAVADGPRGVDSHLKAYERAQQMLKDLESEMMNKGGDRVEQSRLFDAFLGSSSIWQPQPCKDHMALPMTTANKAQDDFADGKSWQSQPSKDRKILSTTNAIKTQDDFADENIDLNTIVNQLVPPQQRSIKQLPPYGNPWNIDAPPFYSSKFLKEPIVKEPFGNQFHEKLKRTRSGNSANSMTVNDMGEHTKPFAVEPEKPENKTRRLSTENKTRRLSTEEADKKLTQFLPDNEDFEEAIIAAVLGSTTEAGKSEETSNNNAVIFKRKIDKRLKVFQDITLSLSPKA
- the LOC123198607 gene encoding L-ascorbate peroxidase 3-like, translating into MVGSIAVDAEYSKEIEKARRDLRHLIFSKRCPALLLRLAWHDAGTYDAKTNTGGPNGTIRHEQEISHSANDGLTIAVDLLEGIKAKHPKISYADLYQLAGVVAVEVTGGPTIDFVPGREDSTNCTEDGRLPDAKQGVTHIKDVFYRMGLSDKDIVALSGGHTLGSAHPERSGFEGAWTKDPTKFDNTFFVELLQGNSELLQLPTDKALLEDPEFRRYVELYAKDEDAFFSDYAASHKKLSELGFKP